The Strix aluco isolate bStrAlu1 chromosome 1, bStrAlu1.hap1, whole genome shotgun sequence genome has a window encoding:
- the NDC80 gene encoding kinetochore protein NDC80 homolog has product MRRSSCTAGSSGRQSMMALRVQDNNKMGLQTPQMKDRGMFGKLSMSKPTPGTSDRKVSFFGKRTSGAGGSRNSQYGVFGTEKIKDPRPLHDKAFIQQCIKQLCEFLAENGYAHNVSMKSLQSPSVKDFLKIFTFIYGFLCPTYELPDSKFEEEIPRVFKELGYPFPLSKSSMYTVGAPHTWPQIVTALVWLIDCVKLYAAMRENAPSFDDGQSWGGETDDGIVHNKLFMDYSVKCYELFMKGRDTFEELDAEVQSKLKDLFNIDEYQIEGLAADNKRLHEEIARLEKEKESEPDRRVSLRNLKSSLQADVQKYQAYLANLESHIAILDQKMEGVNEEVRTVEMEVEAMKQENARLQHIFDNQKYSVADIERINHERNELQQTINKLTKEVEAEEHQLWNEELKYARNKEAIEIQLAEYHKLARKLKLIPVSAENSKGHDFEIQFNPETGPNCLVKYRTQIKAPLMEIINQTEEEIRKATQRKMTLEDTLEQLNVMVVDKKSSVKMLKEEAEKLDDLYHQKLKEAEEEEQKCANELELLEKHKQLLESGVNEGLSEATNELHDLQRQYQVVMQTTTEGSRKAGDNLNRLLEVIATHVVSIEKYLDEQNVKIDRDYEEFMSEDLLSILTGILDSYKKKAESL; this is encoded by the exons ATGAGACGAAGCTCATGTACTGCCGGAAGCAGTGGTCGGCAATCTATGATGGCACTGAGAGTACAAGACAACAACAAGATGGGTCTTCAGACACCTCAGAT GAAGGACAGAGGTATGTTTGGGAAGCTGAGCATGAGCAAACCTACACCTGGAACTTCGGACAGAAAAGTCAGCTTTTTTGGGAAGAG gACTAGTGGGGCTGGAGGATCACGCAACAGTCAGTACGGTGTCTTCGGTACAGAAAAGATCAAGGACCCCAGGCCACTTCATGACAAGGCATTCATCCAACAATGTATCAAGCAGCTTTGTGAG tttcttgcTGAGAATGGTTACGCCCATAATGTTTCCATGAAATCACTGCAGTCTCCATCAGttaaggactttttaaaaatcttcacttTTATCTATGGATTTCTCTGCCCTACTTATGAACTGCCTGACTCAAAATTTGAAGAGGAAATTCCCAGAGTTTTTAAAGAGCTTGG GTACCCCTTTCCTTTGTCAAAAAGCTCCATGTACACAGTGGGAGCACCACACACATGGCCTCAGATCGTGACAGCTTTGGTTTGGTTAATTGATTGTGTCAAG TTGTACGCTGCCATGAGGGAAAATGCACCATCATTTGATGATGGACAGAGCTGGGGAGGCGAGACAGATGATGGAATTGTACATAATAAG CTTTTCATGGACTACTCTGTGAAGTGCTATGAGCTCTTCATGAAAGGGAGAGATACTTTTGAAGAACTGGATGCAGAAGTGCAGTCAAAATTAA aggatTTATTTAATATAGATGAATACCAGATAGAAGGTTTAGCAGCTGACAACAAAAGACTTCATGAAGAGATTGCAagactagaaaaagaaaaggaaagtgagCCG GATCGTAGAGTATCACTACGAAACCTGAAATCATCTCTTCAAGCAGATGTCCAGAAATACCAGGCTTATTTGGCTAATCTGGAATCTCATATAGCCATCCTTGATCAAAAAATGGAAGGTGTTAATGAGGAAGTTCGGACAGTGG AAATGGAAGTAGAAGCAATGAAGCAGGAGAATGCCCGTCTCCAGCACATCTTTGATAACCAAAAGTACTCAGTTGCGGACATTGAGAGAATAAATCATGAGAGAAATGAGTTGCAGCAAACCATTAACAAGTTAACTAAGGAAGTGGAAGCAGAAGAACATCAGCTGTGGAATGAAGAGCTAAAATATGCAAGGAATAAAGAGGCG ATTGAAATACAACTGGCAGAGTATCATAAACTGGCTcgaaaactgaaattaattccAGTAAGTGCTGAGAATTCCAAAGGCCACGACTTTGAGATTCAGTTTAATCCTGAAACAGGACCAAATTGCTTAGTCAAATACAGAACTCAGATCAAG GCTCCCCTCATGGAGATCATAAACCAGACTGAGGAAGAAATTAGGAAAGCTACTCAACGGAAAATGACTTTGGAAGATACTTTGGAACAG CTGAACGTAATGGTAGTGGATAAGAAAAGCAGTGTGAAAATGCTGAAAGAAGAAGCTGAAAAGCTGGATGATCTTTACCATCAGAAGCTTAAG gaggcagaagaggaagagcaaaAATGTGCCAATGAGTTGGAATTGTTAGAGAAGCATAAACAATTACTTGAGAGTGGTGTCAATGAAGGTCTCAGTGAAGCCACAAATGAATTGCATGATCTTCAACGACA GTATCAAGTCGTTATGCAAACAACAACAGAAGGGAGCAGGAAAGCTGGTGATAACTTGAATCGTCTTTTAGAAGTGATTGCTACTCATGTAGTATCTATAGAG AAATATCTTGATGAACAGAATGTGAAAATTGACAGAGACTATGAAGAATTCATGTCTGAAGATCTATTGTCAATCTTGACCGGAATTCTGGACAGTTATAAAAAGAAGGCTGAAAGTCTGTAA